A genomic segment from Oncorhynchus keta strain PuntledgeMale-10-30-2019 chromosome 7, Oket_V2, whole genome shotgun sequence encodes:
- the LOC118386332 gene encoding ras-related protein Ral-B-like, whose amino-acid sequence MAASKNKTQSSLALHKVIMVGSGGVGKSALTLQFMYDEFVEDYEPTKADSYRKKVVLDGEEVQIDILDTAGQEDYAAIRDNYFRSGEGFLLVFSITEHESFTATAEFREQILRVKAEEDKIPLLVVGNKSDLEDRRHVSVDEARAKAEEWGVQYVETSAKTRANVDKVFFDLMREVRGKKMSENKDKNGKGKHKNKNKKSFKERCCLL is encoded by the exons ATGGCTGCCAGTAAGAATAAGACCCAGAGTTCTCTGGCCCTGCACAAGGTCATCATGGTAGGCAGTGGTGGTGTGGGCAAGTCTGCACTCACACTGCAGTTCATGTACGACgag TTCGTAGAGGACTACGAGCCCACCAAGGCAGACAGCTACAGGAAGAAGGTAGTGCTGGATGGAGAGGAGGTCCAGATCGATATCCTGGACACGGCTGGACAGGAGGACTATGCTGCTATCAGAGACAACTACTTCAGGAGTGGAGAGGGCTTCCTGCTAGTCTTCTCCATCACAGAACACGAGTCTTTCACAGCCACAGCAGAGTTCAG AGAGCAGATCCTGCGTGTGAAAGCGGAAGAGGATAAGATTCCTCTGTTGGTGGTGGGGAACAAGTCTGACTTGGAGGACCGCAGACATGTGTCTGTAGACGAGGCCCGAGCCAAGGCAGAGGAGTGGGGGGTGCAGTACGTGGAGACATCAGCCAAGACGCGAGCCAACGTCGACAAG GTATTCTTTGACCTGATGCGGGAGGTGCGGGGAAAGAAGATGTCAGAAAACAAGGACAAAAACGGCAAGGGGAAGCACAAGAATAAGAACAAGAAGAGTTTCAAAGAGCGATGCTGTTTACTCTGA